In Calonectris borealis chromosome 22, bCalBor7.hap1.2, whole genome shotgun sequence, one genomic interval encodes:
- the LOC142091783 gene encoding olfactory receptor 2D2-like, with protein sequence MERGEWDNQTLLMEFLLLGLGDARELQTPLFLLCLTVYTVTMVGNILIIVLVVTDPHLHTPTYFFLVNLSSLETCYSSTILPRLLASFLTGDRTISVQGCMAQFFFFGTFATSECYLLAAMSYDRYVAICQPLLYASCMNWKVCLQLVAGSWVVGLLISTGITSFISRQRFCGPSAIDHFFCEEAPLLELSCSDTGMIRILIIILSFPDVVFPFLFTLASYVCIIAAILRIPSSLGKHKAFSTCSSHLTMVIVFYGTLIIVYMLPRTAALRQLNKMFSFFYTVLTPLINPLIYGLRNREVKGALGRVLRRAAACADSSN encoded by the coding sequence ATGGAGAGAGGGGAATGGGACAACCAGACATTGCTGATGGAGTTCCTCTTGCTGGGACTGGGGGATGCCCGTGAGCTCCAGACACCTCTCTTTCTCCTCTGTCTGACCGTATACACGGTGACCATGGTTGGGAACATCCTCATCATTGTGCTGGTGGTCACAGACCCGCATCTCCACACACCCACGTACTTCTTCCTGGTGAATCTGTCTAGCCTAGAGACCTGCTACAGCTCCACCATCCTGCCCAGGCTGCTAGCCAGCTTCCTGACTGGAGACAGGACCATCTCTGTGCAGGGATGCATGGCACAGTTTTTCTTCTTCGGCACTTTTGCAACTTCTGAGTGTTACCTGCTGGCTGCCATGTCCTATGATCGGTATGTGGCCATATGTCAACCCCTGCTTTATGCAAGCTGCATGAACTGGAAAGTATGTCTCCAACTGGTGGCTGGGTCATGGGTTGTGGGACTGCTAATTTCTACAGGAATCACATCTTTCATATCTCGCCAAAGGTTCTGTGGCCCCAGTGCAATTGAccatttcttctgtgaagaagCTCCGTTGCTAGAACTCTCCTGCAGTGACACTGGGATGATCAGAATTCTTATTATCATACTGTCTTTCCCGGATGTagttttcccatttctcttcACTCTGGCATCCTATGTCTGCATCATAGCTGCCATCCTGAGGATCCCATCCAGCCTGGGGAAGCACAAGGCCTTTTCCACCTGCTCCTCTCACCTCACTATGGTCATTGTTTTCTATGGGACCCTCATCATTGTCTACATGCTGCCCAGAACAGCAGCATTGAGACAGCTCAACaaaatgttctcctttttttaCACAGTCCTCACACCTCTCATCAATCCACTCATCTACGGTctgaggaacagagaggtcaagggggcactggggagggtgCTAAGgagggctgctgcctgcgctgaCAGCTCCAACTAG
- the LOC142091784 gene encoding olfactory receptor 10C1-like, with translation MERGEWDNQTLLMEFLLLGLGDARELQTPLFLLCLTVYTVTMVGNILIIVLVVTDPHLHTPTYFFLVNLSSLETCYSSTILPRLLASFLTGDRTISMQGCMAQFFFFGTFATSECYLLAAMSYDRYVAICQPLLYASCMNWKVCLQLVAGSWVVGLLISTGITSFISRQRFCGPSAIDHFFCEEAPLLELSCSDTGMIRILIIILSFLDVVFPFLFTLASYVCIIAAILRIPSSLGKHKAFSTCSSHLTMVIVFYGTLIIVYMLPRTAALRQLSKMFSFFYTVLTPLINPLIYSMRNREVKGRQLLTCLLVPPLL, from the coding sequence ATGGAGAGAGGGGAATGGGACAACCAGACATTGCTGATGGAGTTCCTCTTGCTGGGACTGGGGGATGCCCGTGAGCTCCAGACACCTCTCTTTCTCCTCTGTCTGACCGTATACACAGTGACCATGGTTGGGAACATCCTCATCATTGTGCTGGTGGTCACAGACCCGCATCTCCACACACCCACGTACTTCTTCCTGGTGAATCTGTCTAGCCTAGAGACCTGCTACAGCTCCACCATCCTGCCCAGGCTGCTAGCCAGCTTCCTGACTGGAGACAGGACCATCTCTATGCAGGGATGCATGGCACAGTTTTTCTTCTTCGGCACTTTTGCAACTTCTGAGTGTTACCTGCTGGCTGCCATGTCCTATGATCGGTATGTGGCCATATGTCAACCCCTGCTTTATGCAAGCTGCATGAACTGGAAAGTATGTCTCCAACTGGTGGCTGGGTCATGGGTTGTGGGACTGCTAATTTCTACAGGAATCACATCTTTCATATCTCGCCAAAGGTTCTGTGGCCCCAGTGCAATTGAccatttcttctgtgaagaagCTCCGTTGCTAGAACTCTCCTGCAGTGACACTGGGATGATCAGAATTCTTATTATCATACTGTCTTTCCTGGATGTagttttcccatttctcttcACTCTGGCATCCTATGTCTGCATCATAGCTGCCATCCTGAGGATCCCATCCAGCCTGGGGAAGCACAAGGCCTTTTCCACCTGCTCCTCTCACCTCACTATGGTCATTGTTTTCTATGGGACCCTCATCATTGTCTACATGCTGCCCAGAACAGCAGCATTGAGACAGCTCAGCaaaatgttctcctttttttaCACAGTCCTCACACCTCTCATCAATCcactcatctacagcatgaggaacagaGAGGTCAAGGGGAGACAGCTGCTCACATGCCTGCTGGTGCCTCCTTTGCTGTGA